A part of Apodemus sylvaticus chromosome 19, mApoSyl1.1, whole genome shotgun sequence genomic DNA contains:
- the Armc12 gene encoding armadillo repeat-containing protein 12 isoform X2 — MGKTIPRCLEQLDLRKSFVGLATGAGALYLLYKAIRASIKCQPPLCSNSPICIARLAIERERHGRDSGEIRRLLNSLDCKQDAYTRSMILHSITRCVYLLEAEASTCTMDDINLVAEMLDDKDNSVKIQALSALKAFSGIRKFRLKIQEHCIKVLELISTIWDMELHVAGLRLLNNLPLPDYVHPQLRRVMPALMEIIQSDCILAQVQAVRLLSYLAQKNDLLYDILNCQVHSNFLNLFQSSQPGSLLLEVLVFAEHLSEGRNATHYRAVKWHYNEQSLHEALFGDESKLADRLLSLVIHPEEEVQIQACKVIVSLQCPQDLGSRPSSCRPSHSYFKAGE, encoded by the exons ATGGGCAAGACCATTCCCCGGTGCCTGGAGCAACTGGACCTCCGGAAAAGCTTTGTGGGCCTGGCTACAGGCGCCGGGGCCTTATACCTGCTGTACAAGGCCATCAGGGCTAGCATAAAATGTCAGCCACCACTCTGCTCCAACTCCCCGATCTGCATCGCCC GCCTGGCCATCGAGAGAGAGCGCCACGGGCGGGACTCGGGTGAGATTCGAAGACTTCTCAACTCTCTAGACTGTAAACAGGACGCGTATACCAGAAGCATGATCCTTCACAGCATCACCCGCTGCGTGTACTTGCTGGAGGCTgag GCCTCTACGTGTACGATGGACGACATCAACCTGGTGGCTGAAATGCTAGATGACAAGGACAACAGTGTCAAAATCCAAGCTCTGAGCGCACTTAAAGCTTTCTCTGGCATCAGGAAATTCAGACTCAAaatccag GAACACTGCATCAAGGTGCTGGAACTGATTTCCACCATCTGGGACATGGAACTGCACGTAGCTGGCCTCCGACTGCTCAACAACCTCCCACTACCTGACTACGTCCACCCACAGCTGCGGCGGGTGATGCCCGCCCTGATGGAGATCATACAGTCAGACTGCATCCTGGCACAG GTACAAGCTGTCCGCCTCCTGAGCTACCTGGCACAGAAGAACGACCTTCTCTATGACATTCTCAACTGTCAG GTGCATTCCAACTTCCTGAACCTCTTCCAGTCTTCACAGCCGGGCAGTCTGCTGCTCGAGGTGCTGGTGTTTGCCGAGCACTTGAGTGAGGGGCGGAACGCCACCCACTACCGAGCGGTCAAATGGCACTACAACGAGCAATCCCTGCACGAAGCCCTCTTTGGGGATGAGTCCAAACTGGCAGACCGACTGCTTTCCCTGGTCATCCACCCCGAGGAGGAAGTGCAGATCCAGGCCTGCAAAGTCATAGTGAGCTTGCAATGTCCCCAGGACCTGGGATCCCGACCCTCTTCCTGCCGACCCAGCCATTCCTACTTTAAAGCCGGGGAGTAA
- the Armc12 gene encoding armadillo repeat-containing protein 12 isoform X3 → MGKTIPRCLEQLDLRKSFVGLATGAGALYLLYKAIRASIKCQPPLCSNSPICIARLAIERERHGRDSGEIRRLLNSLDCKQDAYTRSMILHSITRCVYLLEAEASTCTMDDINLVAEMLDDKDNSVKIQALSALKAFSGIRKFRLKIQEHCIKVLELISTIWDMELHVAGLRLLNNLPLPDYVHPQLRRVMPALMEIIQSDCILAQVQAVRLLSYLAQKNDLLYDILNCQSSQPGSLLLEVLVFAEHLSEGRNATHYRAVKWHYNEQSLHEALFGDESKLADRLLSLVIHPEEEVQIQACKVIVSLQCPQDLGSRPSSCRPSHSYFKAGE, encoded by the exons ATGGGCAAGACCATTCCCCGGTGCCTGGAGCAACTGGACCTCCGGAAAAGCTTTGTGGGCCTGGCTACAGGCGCCGGGGCCTTATACCTGCTGTACAAGGCCATCAGGGCTAGCATAAAATGTCAGCCACCACTCTGCTCCAACTCCCCGATCTGCATCGCCC GCCTGGCCATCGAGAGAGAGCGCCACGGGCGGGACTCGGGTGAGATTCGAAGACTTCTCAACTCTCTAGACTGTAAACAGGACGCGTATACCAGAAGCATGATCCTTCACAGCATCACCCGCTGCGTGTACTTGCTGGAGGCTgag GCCTCTACGTGTACGATGGACGACATCAACCTGGTGGCTGAAATGCTAGATGACAAGGACAACAGTGTCAAAATCCAAGCTCTGAGCGCACTTAAAGCTTTCTCTGGCATCAGGAAATTCAGACTCAAaatccag GAACACTGCATCAAGGTGCTGGAACTGATTTCCACCATCTGGGACATGGAACTGCACGTAGCTGGCCTCCGACTGCTCAACAACCTCCCACTACCTGACTACGTCCACCCACAGCTGCGGCGGGTGATGCCCGCCCTGATGGAGATCATACAGTCAGACTGCATCCTGGCACAG GTACAAGCTGTCCGCCTCCTGAGCTACCTGGCACAGAAGAACGACCTTCTCTATGACATTCTCAACTGTCAG TCTTCACAGCCGGGCAGTCTGCTGCTCGAGGTGCTGGTGTTTGCCGAGCACTTGAGTGAGGGGCGGAACGCCACCCACTACCGAGCGGTCAAATGGCACTACAACGAGCAATCCCTGCACGAAGCCCTCTTTGGGGATGAGTCCAAACTGGCAGACCGACTGCTTTCCCTGGTCATCCACCCCGAGGAGGAAGTGCAGATCCAGGCCTGCAAAGTCATAGTGAGCTTGCAATGTCCCCAGGACCTGGGATCCCGACCCTCTTCCTGCCGACCCAGCCATTCCTACTTTAAAGCCGGGGAGTAA
- the Clpsl2 gene encoding colipase-like protein 2, producing the protein MAFTQALVTLLALLPGTLPHTLDENSAPKKANGEKCVHHTQCLSDCCLIDLERSGAFCTSKSRVGMACLPQTKGSLNIMCPCRSGLSCHSKDPICPRRCQMI; encoded by the exons ATGGCCTTCACTCAGGCCTTGGTCACCCTGCTGGCTTTGCTTCCCGGGACCCTGCCACACACACTCGATGAGAACTCAGCTCCTAAAAAG GCCAACGGAGAAAAGTGTGTCCACCACACCCAGTGCTTGAGTGACTGTTGCCTCATAGACCTGGAAAGAAGCGGGGCCTTCTGCACCTCCAAGTCCCGGGTAGGCATGGCGTGCTTGCCACAG ACCAAGGGGAGCCTGAACATCATGTGTCCCTGTCGATCTGGCTTAAGCTGTCATTCTAAAGACCCCATATGTCCCCGTCGCTGTCAAATGATATAG
- the Clps gene encoding colipase: MEKALALLFVALIAVVYAAPGPRGLFINLEDGEICLNSMQCKSGCCQHDTILGVARCTHKAMENGECSPKTVYGIYYRCPCERGLSCEGDRSIIGAITNTNYGVCLDIGRSNK, from the exons ATGGAGAAGGCCCTTGCTCTTCTGTTTGTAGCCCTCATTGCGGTGGTCTACGCAGCTCCCGGGCCCCGGGGtctttttatcaacctg GAGGACGGTGAGATCTGCTTAAACAGTATGCAGTGTAAGAGCGGATGCTGCCAACACGACACCATCCTCGGTGTTGCCCGGTGCACACACAAGGCCATGGAGAACGGCGAGTGCTCCCCAAAG ACCGTCTATGGGATCTACTACAGGTGTCCCTGTGAGCGGGGCCTGTCCTGTGAGGGGGACAGGAGCATCATCGGCGCCATCACCAACACCAACTATGGCGTCTGCCTGGACATCGGGCGCTCCAACAAGTGA
- the Armc12 gene encoding armadillo repeat-containing protein 12 isoform X1, protein MGKTIPRCLEQLDLRKSFVGLATGAGALYLLYKAIRASIKCQPPLCSNSPICIARECPVPGERALPQEAPAPKASPGGDGLAIERERHGRDSGEIRRLLNSLDCKQDAYTRSMILHSITRCVYLLEAEASTCTMDDINLVAEMLDDKDNSVKIQALSALKAFSGIRKFRLKIQEHCIKVLELISTIWDMELHVAGLRLLNNLPLPDYVHPQLRRVMPALMEIIQSDCILAQVQAVRLLSYLAQKNDLLYDILNCQVHSNFLNLFQSSQPGSLLLEVLVFAEHLSEGRNATHYRAVKWHYNEQSLHEALFGDESKLADRLLSLVIHPEEEVQIQACKVIVSLQCPQDLGSRPSSCRPSHSYFKAGE, encoded by the exons ATGGGCAAGACCATTCCCCGGTGCCTGGAGCAACTGGACCTCCGGAAAAGCTTTGTGGGCCTGGCTACAGGCGCCGGGGCCTTATACCTGCTGTACAAGGCCATCAGGGCTAGCATAAAATGTCAGCCACCACTCTGCTCCAACTCCCCGATCTGCATCGCCCGTGAGTGTCCAGTCCCTGGGGAGAGGGCTCTGCCCCAGGAGGCCCCTGCTCCTAAGGCCTCCCCTGGGGGGGACG GCCTGGCCATCGAGAGAGAGCGCCACGGGCGGGACTCGGGTGAGATTCGAAGACTTCTCAACTCTCTAGACTGTAAACAGGACGCGTATACCAGAAGCATGATCCTTCACAGCATCACCCGCTGCGTGTACTTGCTGGAGGCTgag GCCTCTACGTGTACGATGGACGACATCAACCTGGTGGCTGAAATGCTAGATGACAAGGACAACAGTGTCAAAATCCAAGCTCTGAGCGCACTTAAAGCTTTCTCTGGCATCAGGAAATTCAGACTCAAaatccag GAACACTGCATCAAGGTGCTGGAACTGATTTCCACCATCTGGGACATGGAACTGCACGTAGCTGGCCTCCGACTGCTCAACAACCTCCCACTACCTGACTACGTCCACCCACAGCTGCGGCGGGTGATGCCCGCCCTGATGGAGATCATACAGTCAGACTGCATCCTGGCACAG GTACAAGCTGTCCGCCTCCTGAGCTACCTGGCACAGAAGAACGACCTTCTCTATGACATTCTCAACTGTCAG GTGCATTCCAACTTCCTGAACCTCTTCCAGTCTTCACAGCCGGGCAGTCTGCTGCTCGAGGTGCTGGTGTTTGCCGAGCACTTGAGTGAGGGGCGGAACGCCACCCACTACCGAGCGGTCAAATGGCACTACAACGAGCAATCCCTGCACGAAGCCCTCTTTGGGGATGAGTCCAAACTGGCAGACCGACTGCTTTCCCTGGTCATCCACCCCGAGGAGGAAGTGCAGATCCAGGCCTGCAAAGTCATAGTGAGCTTGCAATGTCCCCAGGACCTGGGATCCCGACCCTCTTCCTGCCGACCCAGCCATTCCTACTTTAAAGCCGGGGAGTAA